The Candidatus Glassbacteria bacterium sequence CAGGTTGATGGCACGAGTCGAGGGGGGCTCGCAGATGGATGATGAACGGGCGGCGCGGAAAAATTATCTTTTCCCGGCGGTTTTTGTCTGTCTTACAGCGTTGAGTGCAGGATGCGCCAGTTCGGGAAAAGAACCGGCGGAGGGCGAGATGTCAGGCGCGAATGAGAATGTGTCCTTTATGACCGTGGCAGAACTGATGCAGGAACCCAAACTAGACGCGCACGCTCATTTCATGGCCCTGGCAGTGGAAGATGAAGAGAAGTTCATTGCCAAGCTGAATGAACACAACATGCAGTGGCTCTCGCTCTGCACCGTGGGTACAAACTGGTTCGATCTTCGCCAACAGATCGGACTGGCTGAAAGATTACATTCACGTTATGCAAACCGCGTTGAGTGGGCCGTTTCTTTCAATCTCGAGAACTGGAACTCACCGGATTGGGAGAAACAGGCAATCAAGACAATCGACGAGGGAATTGAGCACGGAGCCGTTGCGGTCAAAGTCTGGAAAGAGTTCGGTATGGTGCTTAAAGACCCTGAGGGCGGCTACGTGATGATCGACGACCCGCGGCTGGACCCGGTACTCGACTATATCCGCTCCAAGGGGTTGACTCTGACCGCCCATATCGGTGAGCCGTACAATTGCTGGCAACCGCTGGAGTCGATGTCGAACCAGCGGTCTCGGGATTATTATGGCGAGAACCCCAGGTATCACGGCTACATTCATCCCGAAATCCCCGGCTATTGGGAACAAATCGCATCCAGGGACAGGATGCTCGAAAAACATCCGGACTTGAGGGTGGTTGGCGCTCATCTCGGCAGCCTGGAATGGGATTTGAATGAGTTGTCCTTGAGGTTGGACAGATACCCCAATTTTGCTGTTGATCTGGCGGAGAGAATTTATAATTTGCAGGAGCATGGGCGGGAAAAGGTTCGCGATTTCATGATAAAATACCAGGACCGCCTTCTTTACGGGACAGACCTTGTATCCGGTTGGGGTGAAAACGGTGTGGATGGAGACCTCGGAAAACTCGACAATACCTATCTCTCGGACTATCGCTATTTTGCCTCGGATGAGGAGATCGGTGTTCCCTGGATCAGCGAATCCTCCAGAGTTCAGGGGCTTAAGCTGCCGGCTGCTGTTCTGAAAAAGGTATTTTACCGCAACGCAAAAACATGGTACCCGGGTATCTGAGGAAACCCGGTGCAATCCGGACAAAAGACTTTTCTTCTTTCATGTGTTTCAGTCTCTGCATACCGCCCCGCCGAAAGAAATCCGGGATTAGCACATTAAGGGGATGAACGGTAATAAAAAAGGCCTGCTAGCCATTAGCAGCCCCTATCTCTTTATATCGCGGAACTGACGGAACTATTTATAAAAATTCCCCGCAGGTATGCCGGACGCCCTGATTGAGCAGATTCAGGTTGTGGAGGCTTACTTTCATCAGCTGTTTCCGGACTCGTTTTCGTGGGGGCAGATCAATGCTTTCCTTTCCCATCAACAAAAAGAATTCCCAGATACTTGCAAATTTCTTTTTGAAACACTATGTTTAATCAGGTGCGGGGGTAGTTGTGGAAGAAGTTTTTTTGTGCTGTACCCGCACTTGGCCCGGCAAATTCCAGAAAAATGGAATTGCCGGGTCTTTTTTTTCAGTTGATTGACTTCAAGCATGACAAAAGCCATAATCAAGTAGATGCAAAATCTTCAACCTGGAGGTTTGCAATGGCTAAGTTCAAAGATTTCCAACACGGTCCGCTTAACATGCGGCACGGAGAAAAAGTATCCCACATTCGGCCGGCGAACTGGAACCATGAAATCCTGGATTCCAAATATTGTCCAAAACCCTCGTCTGCCAAAGCTTTTCCCAACACAGAAAATCACCTCCACTTCCACAGCGACGAGCAATCTGATAGCCTGGCTCGCATTTTGAGTAAAAAAACTTCTCTGCTTAGCATCCTGGGCTCTTGGCTGAAGGCCTCCTGCTCTCATTTCTATCGCGAATAAAGAAATTCCTGAAAAATTGACTCTCCCCGCGGCAAGCCACGGGGCATTATGCCAATTTCCTGGCACTTTGTGCCAGCGGAATTTCTAAATGCAATAAACCAAATGCGGTAAGCCCGGAGCAAGCTCCGAGGAATTCTTTTCGATTAAATCTCGGCCACTGCATCAGAAATGGAGTGAGAAAATGAAGAGTTCAGGCTTGATTGTTTGCCTGGTATTGGTTTTACTCTTAGCGGCCGGCAGCGGGACTTTCCTCTTTGCCCGGTCAGGGAAGACCGCCAGGATTGCAGTTACCCAGCCCAGGAATATTGAATGGCAGGATCCGTTTTCCAGTGAATATGACCCGGCCAGGATCCGCCCGCAATGCCAGGAGAACCTTGAAAACAATTTCCGTCTCTTCGAGCGTGCCGGCGAGCTGGGGGCTGATCTGGTCTGCGGCCCGGAAGACATTCAACATATCGGCCCCTACCTGCTTTATCTCGAGACTACGGACCCGGAGACTGGAGAATTGCTTTTCACCTCTCTGGCCGAGCCGATCCCCGGCCCGATAAGCCGGCGCGTTTCGGAAATCGCCCATAAATACCGGATGTATATAATCGCACCGATGTTCGAACGGGAAGGCGAGAAAGTATACAACACGGCGCTGGTCGTGGATCGTAACGGCGAGATAATCGGCAAGCACAGAAAAACTCACCTTCCGGTCATGGAAACCTGGGTGGTCAGCCGAGGGGATGAATACAAGGTTTTTACCACCGACTTCGCAAAAATAGCGATCGCCACCTGCTATGAGGTGACCTATCCGGAAATCTGTGCGCTTTATGCCTTAAAAGGAGCGGAGTTGATTTTCAATCCCACCGGCGGTAAAGAGAACGATGGCCCTCTGGCCACCGCCCATCGCTACCTGACCCGGGCCAAGGACAACTCGGTTTACCTGGCCCCGGTTGCTTACGGCGAGGACGGCAGCGGAATTATCGATTTCAACAGCAAGGTGGTGGCCGAGGCGGTGGGGGTTACAGATACGGTCATCATGGCTGAAATAGACTTCTCCCGGGACCGGACAAATTCCAGCGAATGGTGGCGGAATATCAACGGCACTGACAATATTCGGGCAATGAGGCTGCTTCTCAGAAGGCCCGAAACATACAAGCTCCTGACAGAGCCGAATCCTCTCCTGCTGGAACGCTACCCGGACGTGCGTCTTACCACCGGTGACCGCAAGAGACAACTGAAGGCGTTAAAAGCGGTCGACTATAGCCCGAAAGGAGATACCAGGCGATAACTTGTCTTCCATCTTTCAGCCTGATGAGCCGGCAGGGAAGCTTCCTCCCTCCTCAGGTTGCGCGGGTCGAACTTTTCATCCGTCCCTCGAGTCCGAATAATTCCAACCAGCGTTTCGGTCTTTACCGCTGGCACGTGCTGGACCCGGTCCGGTTCGAGAAAGACCTCAAGGTGACTATCCAGGCCCTGGGCTGGCGCAGCGGAGGCCGTTACCTGCCGCTGCAGGACGATATCGCCTCGGTGGCCTACTGGTACCAGCGCGAGCCGCACGCCGGATTTCCGAAGCTGCCGGACAAGGATTATCTGGAAGTACGCTGAGAGTACAGCATTGCACAGGGATAATAAACGCGGGGGCTGGTTTCAAACCAGCCCCCGCGTTGTTTTGCGCGATGAAATGAAACCGGCTGATAGTGCAGAGGCTCCCGTGTTAATTCAACCTGGCGGGGAGGAACACGCTGAAAGACAAGCCGGACAATGGAATGAATGATAATACGATTGCAATCAGGGCGGATACGTTCTATTTTGAGCAATCCGGTTTGGCGCGGCTGGGGCGCGGCTGACATTCGCTGATACGCGCGCAATATCGCTAACCCGGAAAAAAATGTAACCAGATGCCTGTCCGTGGTGTATAAGAATAAAGAGTGCTGGCAATAACACCTGCGAACGAATAGATATTTCAAGCTTGTTTCCTGACTGGTTTTTCTGGTCCGAACGCTGCTGCACAAAGCTGATTCAAATAAATATCTTTTTCACGGTCTGGAAAAGTGCAGATTTCAGCTCTTAAAAACATGGCTTCATCTGGAATCCTCGCGATTCTTCCAGTCATACTTCCGGCCGTTTTCGCCGGCTGCGGCTCAGCCGCCGGCGGTGCGGCTCCTTTGACCTTTCTGGTCACCCGGCAGGACCTGGTCTCATCGATCACCGCCGAGGGAATTGTGGAAGCTCAGCGACAACTTCCCCTGCAAGCGCCCCGTCTTAGGGAGACACTTCCTCAACTGTCCTTCCTGTCGCCCGAATTTTCCTACGTCCGGAAAGGTGATGTGGCCATGAGGTTCAACGATGAAGAGATCCGCGTCAAGCTGGAACAGGCTGAGCGCAACCTTGAAACCGTCCGTTCCGATCTGGCCAAGCTTGACGCGGAGCAGGAGAGCCGGATCGCCCAGCTCGAGGCGCAGGTCAGGCGTGCGGAGGCTTCGATGCAATCCTCACGGCTCAAGCTGGCCGAGCTGGAGTTCGTGGCCCCGCGCGAACGCGAAATCAGGGAGCTGCAAATCCGCAAATCAGGAATCGAGGCCGCCAAGAGCCGCAAGAAGCTGGATTCTATCAGTCAAGTGCACAAGAAAGAACGCTCACAGTTCCTGCTGCGGATCAAGCAGGAGCAAAGCAAGGTCGGGACAGAGCGGTCAAACATGGAGCAATTGGTACTGGAGGCGCCGGTTGACGGCTATGTTCTATACCACTGGAACTTTTTAACCCGAGAATTCTTCAAACCAGGAGACCCCGCTATCCCCGGGGGGGCGGTGGTCTCTATTGCCGATATTTCCACCGTGCAGATAAAACTGCAGTTGAGCGAAACGGAAGTCCAGCGGATGGCCGCCGGCCAGGTTGCGGAAATCACTATCGAGTCGCTGGGAGGGCTTAAACTCAGCGGCAGGGTGATCCAGGTGGCCCAGGTGGCCAAGCCTGTCAGAAGAAATTCGGCTGTGAAAAAGGTGGAAGTGGTGGTGGCGATCGACACTACCGCCCCGGGCCTGGTGCCGGGCTTGTCGGCGAGTTGCACTGTGATAAAGGAGCATGTAGAGGACGCGGTTGTAGTACCGCTGGAAACGGTATTCGACCGGGACAGCGCCAAAGTGGTCTACGCCTTCTCCGGCGGAGAGTTTAGCGTGCGGCAGGTGGAGCTGGGAGCAAAGAGCGCGGATTTCGCGGTTGTCCTTGAGGGCCTGGACGGCGGCGAGCAACTGGCCCTTCGCGAGCCGGACCGTTCGTTGATCGCCGGCGATTAGCAACTACAGGGAAGCGGATTATATGAAAGTAGCGGAGTTGAAAGCGGTCAAACATTTGCTGGTGTATTCAGCGGCGACTGTTCCGCTGGCGCTCAGCCTCTCCTGCGGCAGTCCGCTGGGCAGTACGGTTCCGGTTTACACAGTGGCGCGCGGGAACTTCCAGAACACCCTTACTGTCACCGGCGACCTCAAGGCCGTCAATTCGCAGGTGATTTCCGCGCCGGCGCTGAGCTGGTCGATGGGAATGCCTAAAATCGCCACGCTGGTGGACGACGGGAAGAAAGTGGAAAAAGGCGAACTGCTGGCCCAGTTCGACCCCTCCGAAGTTGAAAAGACGCTGACCGATGCGCAGAACGAGTTGGATATCGCCCTGGCCGAGTTGGCCAAAACCGAGCTCAATCACAGTTCTGAAATTGAAGACCTGGAGTCCGACCTTCAGGTAGCCGAGATCGACTTGCGTATCTCCAGGCTGAAGCTCGAGCAGTCATCGTTCGAGGCTGAAATTGACCGCAAGCAGATCGAGCTCAATGTGGAAAATGCGGAAATCCAGGTCGAGCAGGCGCGCAGGGAAATTGAGAACAAGAAGAAGGTCCAGCATGAGGACCGGAGCAAGCTGAAGCTTAAAGTCAACCAGGCCCGCAGCAAACTCGAGCAGGCGCGGGAAACCCTCGAGAGCTTGACTGTCCTGGCTCCCTCGCCGGGAATCGCGATCCTGCGCGAAAACCGGCAGACCGGCGAAAAAGTTCAGGTCAACGACCAGGTATATCCGGGCTGGCCCCTGATTGGCCTGCCGGACTTATCTCTGCTCAAGGCCGATGCAAAAGTCAACGAGATCGATATCTCCCGCGTGGAAATCGGCCAGCGGGTCAGGATCAGGCTCGACGCCTACCCGGACACCGTATTCACCGGCAACGTCAAGGAGATTGCCACCCTGGCCACGAGAAAGGACCGGGGCTCATCGTCGGTGATGGTGTTCGAAACCACGATTTACCTCGATGGCGAAGACGAGCGCCTGCTGCCCGGCATGACTGTCAGCTGCGAAATCCTGATTGACGAAATTCCGGATACCTTGTTTATCCCGCTGGAGGCCTTGTTTTTCAGGGACGGTGAGCGGATTGTCTATGTCCGCAACGGCGCGGGGTTCGACGAGCGTAACATTAAAATCGGCACCGAAAGCGAGAACTACGCGGTCGTTGTCGAGGGGCTGGAGGAGGGAGAGAGCGTGGCCCTGATCGACCCGACAGTCTCCGCGGAGGAAGAGGAAGACAGCGGCGGTAACGGTGAAGAGGAGCAATGATGAAGCATGCCGGCGGTAAAATCATCTTGATTGCGGCTCTGACTGCGCTCATCTCCTGCGGCGCAGCGGAGCGGGACGAGAGAGATTCCGGCCCCGGGGCCGTGTCCCTGTTCACCGAAACCGGACACCTTCAGGCGGTCAGCAGTACCGGGATCGTGATGCCCTGGTACAACTGGTCGTACGGCCAGCCGCAGATAACATTCCTCGAGACAGAAGGCACTATCGTAGACAGGGGAGACGTTGTGGCGGAGCTCGATAAATCCGGCGCGCTGAAAGCTCTGGAAAACGCCGAGGCGGAACTGGAGATTGCCCTCGCCGACCTGAGCAGTATGAAAATGAACCAGGCCACGGCATTGGAAAAGCTCAACGCCGAACTCAGGCAGCGCCTCTCCCGGCATCGTCAGGCCCGGATCGACACCCAGCGCGTGGCCTACGAATCCGAGTCGAAAAAAAATATCGAGCTGCTCGAGCTGGAGAACGCGGAAATCGAAATGCAAAAGGCCGGACGCAAGATTGAATCGACAAAACTGGTGCAGGTGCAGGAGCTCAAGATCCAGCTCGCCAAAATCGAGCAGACACGCTCCGTCATTACCACCGCGGAACGAGCGATCAAAAATTTCACGCTCACCGCTCCGGCTCCCGGAATGGTGGTTTACAGTATCATCCGTCAGGACCGTGAGCGCCGCAAAGTGCAGGTCGGCGACAAGCTTCATAGAGGCCGGCCGATTGTCCAGTTGCCGGACATGTCGCAGATGAAAGCCGAGACCGCGGTTAACGAAACCGATATCAGCAAGATCGAGACGGGCCAGAAGGTGCTGGTCCGCCTGGACGCCTATCCGCGCAAGGTGTTCGATGGGGTGATTACCTCGATCAGCTACACCTGCCACCGCAAAAACCGCAATTCGAGTATCAAGGTCTTCGATGTCGTGGTGCTGGTGGACGGTACGGACCGGATTCTGAAACCCGGTATGACTGTCAGTTGCGAATTCCTGTCGACGGCGGAAACGGTAACCGCCAATCCCTGATTCACTTTCCCGGAGTCAAGCGGCAGCATGGAACTGCGTGACTATCTCAAGATGGGTCTCGAGGGCCTGTCCTACCACAAAATCCGCTCCCTGCTGACCATGCTGGGGATTATCCTCGGCGTGGCCTCGGTAATCGCCATGCTCTCGATCGGCGAGGGCGCCAAGCGGGAGGCCCTGGCCAAGTTCGAGGTGCTGGGGGTCAACAACATTATCGTCCGGGAAAAAAGGCTCAGCGATCAGGAACTCGAAGAAGCGAGGGCCAAGTTCTCGGCGGGGCTGTCGCTGGCCGACGCCGGGGCGATCGGAGAGATAGTGTCGACTGTCGAGCGGATCGCCCCCCAGGCCGAACTCGAGGTCGAGGCGAAATTCGAGGACAAATCGGTCAAGTCCGTGCTGGTGGGCGCAACACCGGATCTGTTCAGGATTCTCAATTACGACCTCAGCGCCGGCGTAGCGCTGAGCCGGGAGCAGTGCGACCGCGCGGCCAAGGTCTGCCTGCTGGGCAGCGAGGTGGCCCGCGACCTGTTCCCGTCAGTTGAACCGCTCGGACGGCAGGTAAAAATCAACGACCAGTGGTTCGAGGTCTCCGGTGTGATCGGCAACCGCTCGCTCTACACCGAAACAGTGGGCGAACTGGCCGCCCGCAACCTGAACCAGGATATCTATATCCCGCTCTCGGCGTTCCTGATGAGGTTCGACAAGGAGGAAAACCTGGCCAGCGAAATCGACCAGCTGACACTCAAGGTGGCCGATTCGGACGACCTGGTGGAGACCGGCGCGGTGATCCGGCGGATATTGGAGCGGCGGCACCATAACAACAAGGATTTCGATATCGTGATCCCGTTCGAGCTGCTCAAGCAGGAGGAGAAGGAGCGCCGGATCTACAACATCGTGCTGGGTTCGATCGCGGCGATCTCCCTGCTGGTGGGCGGGATCGGAATCATGAACATCATGCTCGCCTCGGTGCTTGAGCGGACGCGCGAAATCGGTATCCGGCGGGCGCTGGGGGCCAAGCGGCATGATATCCAGATCCAGTTTCTGCTCGAATCGGTGGGTCTGAGCCTGGTGGGCGGACTGATCGGGATCGCCCTGGGGATTATCCTCTCGGTGATCGTGGGCAATATCGGGGATTTCAGCTCGATTGTCTCTCCTCTCCACGTCCTGCTGGCCTTCGTGGTCTCCGGCGGCGTGGGCGTGGCCTCGGGCACCGTGCCGGCCAGGCGGGCGGCGAGTATCGACCCCATCGAGGCCTTGCGCTACGAGTAGTTCAGTCTCTCCAGACCATCAGTCGCTTAATGAGTTACCCATAATCAGCTATAGTATTGAGAGGTTAGCATGAACCTGAAAATGCGTATCGCCGGGCTGATTCTCTGCTTAACGCCAGCGACCGCTCAGTTGGCTGCCCAGCTGGAACCGGTGGACCTGACAGTTGACGATGCAATCGAGCTGGCCCTGGAGCGAGGTTACCGCGCCAGGGTGGAGCGGCTGAACCTGATCCGGGCCGAGCAGCTGGTTAAAGCGTCCAAAGGACGGTTCCGCACCCAGATCACGATGCAGCTCAACGCACCCGATTTTCAGGAGAGCGTCCAGCCGTTCCGGATCCCGAACGAGGTCCCCTATTACAACACCACCGGCAGGCTGAGATGGCAGAGCAGACTGACGATCACCCAGCCGCTGCCCACCGACGGCAGGATCAGTCTCAACTCCAATCTCTACCAAACCCGCGAATCGGTCTTCCGCGACCAGTTGAACACCACCGATAAGGACAAGCGCTTCTATACCTCGCTCCGTCTCGAACTGCGCCAGCCCCTGTTCGTACCCAACACGCTCAAACTGGGTCTCGAGCGGGCGAATCTTCAGCACGAGCTGGCCCAACGGGATTTTACCCGCACCGAGCTGGACGTTGTCTACCAGGTGACCGAATCCTTCTTCAACCTTTACCGCACCAAACGCGAACTGGAGATCGCCAGGGAGGAAGTGGAGCAGCAGCAGGAGTCATATAACCTGGCCCAGCGCAAGTTTGAAGCCGGCCTGATCCCCGAGGTCGATGCCCTGCAGATGGAGGTCGACCTGGCCCAGAGCCGCAACAATATGCTGAGCGCCGAGGGGAGTCTTTCGCAGCAGGAGGACCTGTTCAAGCTCACTGTCGGGCTGCCGCTGGAGGAGCGTGTCGACGTAACCACCGAGTTGCGGATCAGGCGGTTCGAGGTGGATCAACGCCAAGCGGTCGAGCATGGCCTGGCTTACCGCTCCGAGATCCGCGAACGGGAAATCAACCGCCGGCTGGCCGAAATCACCCTGGAGCAAACCGACGCACAATCGGCGATCAGCGGCGTAATCAGCGCCTACTACGACCTGACCGGCGTCAGCGACCCGCTGCTGGACTACGGCAGCAGCGTATCGCGTCTGTTCCGCTCCAGTATCGAGGACCTCAAGCAGCGGCCGAAAAACAGGGGGGTCACGTTCACGCTCTCCCTGCCGATCTGGGATTCCGGGGTCAACAGGGCCGAGGTGGCCGAGGCCCGCGCCACCCTGCAGGTGACTGGCTTGAGCGAAGAGGAGGAGCGACGCAGGGTAACCCGCGAGATCAGGGCGGTAATCACCCGGCTGAAAGAAACTCTCGGCCGCCTGGACGTACTCAGGCAGAGCGAGGAGGTGGCGCTGCGGGGCTACGAGATCAGCCAGGCGCGGTTCGTCAACGGAGATATCACCAGCCAGGACCTGGCGCTCAACCGCGTAAGGCTGACCAATGCCCGCCAGAACTACCTGTCGGCGTTTATCGCCTACCAGCTGGCTGTCGCCGACCTGAAACGCAACACGCTCTACGACTGGGAGAACGGCAGGAGCCTAGTCGAGGACGCGAGTTGACCGGCCGGAGCGGGAACAACGGAATGCTGATCGAATTGAATGAAATAGCCAAGATCTACCGGGTGGGCAACTACGACGTGCACGCTCTTCGCGGGGTGGACCTGCGGATAGATGAGAACGAGTACGTGGCGATCATGGGCCCCTCGGGCTCCGGCAAATCCACGCTGATGAATATCCTGGGATGCCTGGACACGCCGAGTTCGGGGACCCACTATTTCGCCGGAGAGCTGGTGAGTTCGCTCAGCGACGACGCCCTGGCCGGTATCCGTAACCGCCGGATCGGCTTCGTGTTCCAGACCTTCAACCTTCTTCCCCGCACCGACGCGCTGACCAACGTGGCGCTGCCGCTGGTATACAGCGGAGCCAGCCCCGAGCAGCGGGTCGAGGCGGCCGGACGGGCGCTGGCCCGGGTCGGGCTGGCCGACAGGATGGAGCACAGGCCCAACGAGCTTTCCGGCGGACAGCGCCAGCGGGTGGCGATCGCCCGGGCCCTGGTCAACAACCCGTCGATTATCCTCGCCGATGAGCCGACCGGCAACCTGGATTCAAAGACCGGCGAGGAGATCATGAGGATATTCAATGCGCTTCACCAGCAGGGTAACACGATTATCCTGGTGACCCACGAAGAGTATCTCGCGGCCAACGCCAGCCGGATTGTCCGCCTGATGGACGGCCATATCGAAAGCGATCGGGTTGTGTCCAGAGATTGAACGCGCTGAAATTGCGGAAACAAGTCAGGGTGCGGACTGTCGGCTATCCATCTCGAGAAAATCCAATCCTGGAGGAGGCACTATAATGTTAGCCGGCCTCACATGGCCCTGAACCACCTGACTCCCCGGCAATACCGGGCATCTGAGCCAAACTTAACCTCCAATCCCAACTTTATGACTGGTACATGAATGGGGGCAAGCTCACCCAAAAACATAATAGAGTTGATTCAGGCGTTGGCGGTTTGACTGCTCTACTATTCAATGAAATCTTTTTTCGGGAGGCAGGTCACTCTGAGGGGGAAGTATCTTTTTTCCTGCTCAGGCCCAGAAAATAATTGATACTCCTGATGAAAACGGATAATTTTTCGTAGAGATGATGGGAATCTCTCGATGCAAGCTTAAAAGGACGAAAGATTTCGCTCAAAATCAAAAAATTAAACCATCTTTGGCAGTTTTAATTTTGATATGGGGAATGTCGAATTAACTGCTTTCAGCCCTGTTCTCCCGGTGAGAACCGTTGTCCGGCCGTCCCCCAGCCGACCCGGAGCACCCCATGAGCAAGAGCAGGCCAGCAAGCCAATCAATTTATCTGCCGGACATTTTTACCATCGGATCGGTGTCGGAGCTGTCTCCCACGGAAAAGCTGTTCCGGCTGGAATTTCCCGCCGGCAAAAGTTTCATGCACAAGCCGGGCCAGTTTATCCAGCTTTCTCTGGCCGGCTACGGCGAAGCACCGATTTCTATCTCCAATTCGCCCACACGGGGCGGTTACCTTGAACTGGGTATCCGACAGGCAGGCACCCTGACCGGGGCCATGCATCGGCTGAAACCCGGCGACAATGTGGGAGTGCGCGGCCCGTTCGGCAGTTGTTTCGAAGTCGGCGGCCTGCGGAGCAACGACCTGCTGCTGATTGCCGGTGGCTGCGGGATGGCCCCCCTTCGCTCGCTGATCCAGTACTGCGAGGACCGCCGGAAGGAGTTTGGCCGGGTGACGATCCTCTACGGGGCCAAAACTCCGGCAGACCTGCTCTACAAGGACGAACTGAGCGCCTGGGAAAATTCGGACAGCCTGGATTGCCTGACCACGGTGGACAGCGACGGAGGTGATGCCAGCTACAGGGGCCACACGGGTTTTGTCCCGGCGTTGATCGAGCCGCTCGCTGTTGATCCTGACAATACCCGGGCCGTGATCGTCGGGCCGCCGCTGATGTACAGGCCGGTTATCGGGGAACTGCGAAAAAAAGGCCTGGAGGAAAGCCGGATTACGGTTTCCCTGGAGCGCCATATGAAATGCGGTATTGGTAAATGCGGCCATTGCGCGATCGAGCACCTCTACTGCTGCCTGGACGGGCCCGTATTCCCACTCCAGGATGTAAGCGAATTGTGGGGAGCGCTATGAGTAAGACCCTGACGACATGCCCCTACTGCGGGACCGGCTGCACTTTTTATCTGGTGGGCGACGGCTATGGGGAACTCATCGGGGTGGAACCCGCCACCGGCCATCCCTCGACCCGGGGCCAGCTTTGCGTCAAGGGCTGGAATGCTTTCAATTTCGTCAACCATCCCGACCGCCTGAAGACCCCCCTGATCAAAACCAATGGGAAATTCAGGGAGGCCGGCTGGGACGAGGCCCTGGGACTGGTCAGCGATAAATTACAGGAACTGGCGGCCAAATACGGCAGCGATTCGCTGATGTTCCAATCCTCGGCCAAGACGACCAATGAGGAAAATTACCTGTTGATGAAACTGGCCCGGGCTGTCTTCAAAACCAACAACATAGATCATTGCG is a genomic window containing:
- a CDS encoding amidohydrolase family protein, producing MSSLMISATVWENRLMARVEGGSQMDDERAARKNYLFPAVFVCLTALSAGCASSGKEPAEGEMSGANENVSFMTVAELMQEPKLDAHAHFMALAVEDEEKFIAKLNEHNMQWLSLCTVGTNWFDLRQQIGLAERLHSRYANRVEWAVSFNLENWNSPDWEKQAIKTIDEGIEHGAVAVKVWKEFGMVLKDPEGGYVMIDDPRLDPVLDYIRSKGLTLTAHIGEPYNCWQPLESMSNQRSRDYYGENPRYHGYIHPEIPGYWEQIASRDRMLEKHPDLRVVGAHLGSLEWDLNELSLRLDRYPNFAVDLAERIYNLQEHGREKVRDFMIKYQDRLLYGTDLVSGWGENGVDGDLGKLDNTYLSDYRYFASDEEIGVPWISESSRVQGLKLPAAVLKKVFYRNAKTWYPGI
- a CDS encoding carbon-nitrogen hydrolase family protein, which translates into the protein MKSSGLIVCLVLVLLLAAGSGTFLFARSGKTARIAVTQPRNIEWQDPFSSEYDPARIRPQCQENLENNFRLFERAGELGADLVCGPEDIQHIGPYLLYLETTDPETGELLFTSLAEPIPGPISRRVSEIAHKYRMYIIAPMFEREGEKVYNTALVVDRNGEIIGKHRKTHLPVMETWVVSRGDEYKVFTTDFAKIAIATCYEVTYPEICALYALKGAELIFNPTGGKENDGPLATAHRYLTRAKDNSVYLAPVAYGEDGSGIIDFNSKVVAEAVGVTDTVIMAEIDFSRDRTNSSEWWRNINGTDNIRAMRLLLRRPETYKLLTEPNPLLLERYPDVRLTTGDRKRQLKALKAVDYSPKGDTRR
- a CDS encoding HlyD family efflux transporter periplasmic adaptor subunit, yielding MASSGILAILPVILPAVFAGCGSAAGGAAPLTFLVTRQDLVSSITAEGIVEAQRQLPLQAPRLRETLPQLSFLSPEFSYVRKGDVAMRFNDEEIRVKLEQAERNLETVRSDLAKLDAEQESRIAQLEAQVRRAEASMQSSRLKLAELEFVAPREREIRELQIRKSGIEAAKSRKKLDSISQVHKKERSQFLLRIKQEQSKVGTERSNMEQLVLEAPVDGYVLYHWNFLTREFFKPGDPAIPGGAVVSIADISTVQIKLQLSETEVQRMAAGQVAEITIESLGGLKLSGRVIQVAQVAKPVRRNSAVKKVEVVVAIDTTAPGLVPGLSASCTVIKEHVEDAVVVPLETVFDRDSAKVVYAFSGGEFSVRQVELGAKSADFAVVLEGLDGGEQLALREPDRSLIAGD
- a CDS encoding efflux RND transporter periplasmic adaptor subunit, encoding MKVAELKAVKHLLVYSAATVPLALSLSCGSPLGSTVPVYTVARGNFQNTLTVTGDLKAVNSQVISAPALSWSMGMPKIATLVDDGKKVEKGELLAQFDPSEVEKTLTDAQNELDIALAELAKTELNHSSEIEDLESDLQVAEIDLRISRLKLEQSSFEAEIDRKQIELNVENAEIQVEQARREIENKKKVQHEDRSKLKLKVNQARSKLEQARETLESLTVLAPSPGIAILRENRQTGEKVQVNDQVYPGWPLIGLPDLSLLKADAKVNEIDISRVEIGQRVRIRLDAYPDTVFTGNVKEIATLATRKDRGSSSVMVFETTIYLDGEDERLLPGMTVSCEILIDEIPDTLFIPLEALFFRDGERIVYVRNGAGFDERNIKIGTESENYAVVVEGLEEGESVALIDPTVSAEEEEDSGGNGEEEQ
- a CDS encoding HlyD family efflux transporter periplasmic adaptor subunit yields the protein MMKHAGGKIILIAALTALISCGAAERDERDSGPGAVSLFTETGHLQAVSSTGIVMPWYNWSYGQPQITFLETEGTIVDRGDVVAELDKSGALKALENAEAELEIALADLSSMKMNQATALEKLNAELRQRLSRHRQARIDTQRVAYESESKKNIELLELENAEIEMQKAGRKIESTKLVQVQELKIQLAKIEQTRSVITTAERAIKNFTLTAPAPGMVVYSIIRQDRERRKVQVGDKLHRGRPIVQLPDMSQMKAETAVNETDISKIETGQKVLVRLDAYPRKVFDGVITSISYTCHRKNRNSSIKVFDVVVLVDGTDRILKPGMTVSCEFLSTAETVTANP
- a CDS encoding FtsX-like permease family protein, whose product is MELRDYLKMGLEGLSYHKIRSLLTMLGIILGVASVIAMLSIGEGAKREALAKFEVLGVNNIIVREKRLSDQELEEARAKFSAGLSLADAGAIGEIVSTVERIAPQAELEVEAKFEDKSVKSVLVGATPDLFRILNYDLSAGVALSREQCDRAAKVCLLGSEVARDLFPSVEPLGRQVKINDQWFEVSGVIGNRSLYTETVGELAARNLNQDIYIPLSAFLMRFDKEENLASEIDQLTLKVADSDDLVETGAVIRRILERRHHNNKDFDIVIPFELLKQEEKERRIYNIVLGSIAAISLLVGGIGIMNIMLASVLERTREIGIRRALGAKRHDIQIQFLLESVGLSLVGGLIGIALGIILSVIVGNIGDFSSIVSPLHVLLAFVVSGGVGVASGTVPARRAASIDPIEALRYE